From a single Sphingosinicellaceae bacterium genomic region:
- the rnhA gene encoding ribonuclease HI, giving the protein MAELPDVIIFTDGACKGNPGIGGWGAVLRMGATEKELMGHEAHTTNNRMELTAAIKALEALTRPAKVTLTTDSNYVRDGIMKWVHGWQRKGWRTADGKPVKNVELWQELIAATARHQVTWKWVKGHAGDPDNERADALANAAIDKARGRM; this is encoded by the coding sequence GTGGCTGAGCTACCCGACGTCATCATCTTTACCGACGGCGCCTGCAAGGGCAACCCGGGCATCGGCGGCTGGGGCGCGGTGCTGCGCATGGGCGCGACCGAGAAGGAGTTGATGGGCCACGAAGCCCACACCACCAACAACCGCATGGAGCTGACCGCCGCGATCAAGGCGCTGGAGGCACTGACGCGTCCGGCGAAGGTGACGCTGACCACCGACAGCAACTACGTCCGCGACGGCATCATGAAGTGGGTCCACGGCTGGCAGCGCAAGGGCTGGCGGACAGCCGACGGCAAGCCGGTCAAGAATGTCGAGCTGTGGCAGGAGCTTATTGCCGCCACTGCCCGCCACCAAGTGACGTGGAAGTGGGTCAAGGGCCACGCCGGCGATCCCGACAACGAGCGCGCCGACGCACTGGCGAACGCCGCAATCGACAAGGCGCGCGGACGGATGTGA
- the ispH gene encoding 4-hydroxy-3-methylbut-2-enyl diphosphate reductase — MSITTLPLPPLNVLIAAPRGFCAGVDRAITIVERAIERFGAPVYVRHEIVHNRFVVEALKAKGAIFVEELDEVPDGVPVVFSAHGVPKSVPAEATARGLEYLDATCPLVSKVHRQAERLVNLGQHILFIGHAGHPEVVGTFGQVPPGTITLIETMEDARTITVADPGNVGFLTQTTLSVDDTADMVAELKRRFPVIVGPKGEDICYATSNRQAAVKAITSECDVLLVIGAPNSSNSQRLRELGEREGARAYLVQRAAEIDWTWLAGAKTVGLTAGASAPELLVQEVLSQLATRFTVTTREITTAVEDVVFKLPRSLTA, encoded by the coding sequence ATGTCCATCACCACCCTGCCGCTGCCGCCGCTGAACGTGCTGATCGCCGCGCCGCGCGGCTTCTGCGCCGGGGTCGACCGCGCCATCACCATCGTCGAGCGCGCCATCGAGCGCTTCGGTGCGCCGGTCTATGTGCGCCACGAGATCGTCCACAACCGTTTCGTCGTCGAGGCGCTTAAGGCCAAGGGCGCGATCTTCGTCGAGGAGCTCGACGAGGTTCCGGACGGCGTGCCGGTGGTGTTCTCGGCGCACGGTGTGCCCAAGTCGGTGCCCGCCGAGGCGACCGCGCGCGGCCTCGAATATCTCGACGCGACCTGCCCGCTGGTGTCGAAGGTCCACCGCCAGGCCGAGCGCCTGGTCAACCTCGGCCAGCACATCCTGTTCATCGGCCACGCCGGCCACCCCGAGGTCGTCGGCACCTTCGGCCAAGTCCCGCCCGGCACGATCACCCTGATCGAGACGATGGAGGACGCCCGCACGATCACCGTCGCCGACCCGGGCAACGTGGGTTTCCTGACCCAGACGACGCTGTCGGTCGACGACACCGCCGACATGGTGGCGGAGCTCAAGCGCCGTTTCCCGGTCATCGTCGGGCCCAAGGGCGAGGACATCTGCTACGCGACCTCGAACCGCCAGGCGGCGGTCAAGGCGATCACCAGCGAGTGCGACGTGCTGCTGGTCATCGGCGCGCCGAACTCCTCGAACTCGCAGCGCCTGCGCGAACTCGGCGAGCGCGAGGGTGCGCGCGCCTATCTCGTCCAGCGTGCTGCCGAGATCGACTGGACGTGGCTCGCGGGCGCCAAGACGGTCGGACTGACCGCCGGCGCGTCGGCGCCCGAACTGCTTGTCCAGGAAGTGCTGTCGCAGCTCGCGACGCGCTTCACGGTGACGACACGCGAAATCACGACCGCGGTCGAGGACGTCGTCTTCAAGCTGCCGCGCTCGCTCACCGCCTGA
- the gcvPB gene encoding aminomethyl-transferring glycine dehydrogenase subunit GcvPB produces MLGHARTTAPEAANDAAAGTTFTGNRGLMLEEPLIFEKGAVDRCGVDLPEPPVVASRLGGLERTAEIGLPGLSEPDMVRHYTRLSRQNYAIDMGIFPLGSCTMKHNPRLNEKLARLPGFADIHPLAPVDTVQGALELIDTLAHWLKTLTGMPAVAMSPKAGAHGELCGMLAIRAALEQRGDARTVVLVPESAHGTNPATAAFCGYAVENIPADARGRVDLAALKARLGPDIAAVMITNPNTCGLFEPDMIAICEAVHAAGGFVYCDGANFNAIVGRVRPGDLGIDAMHINLHKTFSTPHGGGGPGSGPVVFSAALAPFAPLPFVRKTRDHYELVEEEQALASKDHDRSFGRMVAFHGQMGMFVRALSYILSHGNDGLRQVAEDAVINANYILASLKDVFTAPFASTGPCMHEALFSDDFLEGTGLSTIDLAKAMIDEGFHPMTMYFPLVVHGAMLVEPTETESKASLDQLIGALRSVAERMLANPAAFKGAPYLSPRRRLDETAAARKPVLAWAG; encoded by the coding sequence ATGCTCGGTCACGCCCGCACCACGGCTCCCGAAGCCGCGAACGACGCCGCCGCCGGCACGACCTTCACCGGCAATCGCGGCCTGATGCTCGAGGAGCCGCTGATCTTCGAGAAGGGCGCAGTCGACCGCTGCGGCGTCGACCTGCCCGAGCCGCCGGTGGTCGCGTCGCGCCTCGGCGGGCTGGAGCGAACAGCGGAAATCGGACTTCCGGGCCTGTCCGAGCCCGACATGGTCCGCCATTACACGCGCCTCAGCCGCCAGAACTACGCCATCGACATGGGCATCTTCCCGCTCGGTTCGTGCACGATGAAGCACAACCCGCGCCTCAACGAGAAGCTCGCGCGGCTGCCCGGGTTCGCCGACATCCACCCGCTCGCGCCGGTCGACACGGTGCAGGGCGCGCTGGAGCTGATCGATACGCTGGCGCACTGGCTGAAGACCCTGACCGGCATGCCCGCGGTGGCGATGAGCCCGAAGGCCGGTGCCCACGGCGAACTGTGCGGCATGCTCGCGATCCGCGCCGCGCTTGAACAGCGCGGCGATGCGCGCACCGTCGTGCTGGTCCCGGAAAGCGCCCATGGCACCAACCCCGCCACCGCGGCCTTCTGCGGCTATGCGGTCGAGAACATCCCCGCCGACGCGCGGGGTCGGGTCGACCTCGCGGCGCTGAAGGCCCGCCTCGGTCCCGACATCGCCGCGGTGATGATCACCAACCCCAACACCTGCGGGCTGTTCGAGCCCGACATGATCGCGATCTGCGAGGCGGTCCACGCCGCGGGCGGCTTCGTCTACTGCGACGGCGCCAACTTCAACGCCATCGTCGGCCGCGTCCGTCCCGGCGACCTCGGCATCGATGCGATGCACATCAACCTGCACAAGACCTTTTCGACGCCCCACGGCGGCGGCGGGCCGGGGTCGGGGCCGGTGGTGTTCTCGGCCGCGCTGGCGCCTTTCGCGCCATTGCCGTTCGTCCGCAAGACCCGCGACCACTACGAGTTGGTCGAGGAGGAGCAGGCGCTGGCGTCCAAGGATCACGACCGCAGCTTCGGGCGCATGGTCGCCTTCCACGGCCAGATGGGCATGTTCGTGCGGGCGCTCAGCTACATCCTCAGCCATGGCAACGACGGGCTGCGGCAGGTCGCCGAGGACGCGGTGATCAACGCCAACTACATCCTCGCCAGCCTCAAGGACGTGTTCACCGCCCCGTTCGCGAGCACCGGGCCGTGCATGCACGAAGCACTGTTCTCGGACGACTTTCTCGAGGGCACCGGGTTGTCGACGATCGACCTCGCCAAGGCGATGATCGACGAGGGCTTCCACCCGATGACGATGTATTTCCCGCTGGTGGTCCACGGCGCGATGCTGGTCGAGCCGACCGAGACCGAGAGCAAGGCGTCGCTCGACCAGCTGATCGGGGCGCTGCGGTCGGTGGCGGAGCGGATGCTGGCGAACCCGGCGGCGTTCAAGGGCGCGCCGTACCTCAGCCCGCGGCGACGGCTGGACGAGACGGCTGCGGCGCGTAAGCCGGTGCTGGCGTGGGCTGGATAG
- a CDS encoding PEPxxWA-CTERM sorting domain-containing protein codes for MDAVGRNDGDFAVTALDLAAFNAIGWDTTVDAFLDPTYAALTGDIYAASTIPEPATWALMIGGFGMAGTALRRQRRTGLATA; via the coding sequence ATGGACGCGGTCGGTCGCAACGACGGCGACTTCGCGGTGACCGCGCTCGACCTCGCGGCGTTCAACGCGATCGGCTGGGACACGACGGTCGACGCGTTCCTCGACCCGACCTACGCGGCGCTGACCGGGGACATCTACGCGGCGAGCACGATCCCGGAACCGGCAACCTGGGCGCTGATGATCGGTGGCTTCGGCATGGCCGGAACCGCACTGCGCCGCCAGCGCCGGACCGGCCTCGCCACCGCCTGA
- the thrB gene encoding homoserine kinase translates to MAVYTPVDAAALAAFLARYDVGTAVSCKGIAEGVENSNYLVETTRGRFILTLYEKRVDAAELPYFLALMTHCADAGLPVPRPVPDREGKALQVLAGRPACLIEFVLGVSVTEPSPAECRAAGVALGRLHTATANFAGQRPNGLGQTSWAPLAASCAGQLDGIAPGLEALVAGEVAALARDWPSHLERTNIHADLFPDNVLLLDGAVTGIIDFYFACTDIRAYDLAVTHTAWAFGNDGRGFDPARAAALVEGYRSAHPLSDAEIAALPVLCRGSALRFTLTRAYDWLNTPKDALVTRKDPMAFARRLEWYAAATAAQVLGG, encoded by the coding sequence ATGGCGGTCTATACGCCGGTCGACGCCGCCGCGCTGGCGGCGTTCCTCGCACGCTACGATGTCGGCACCGCGGTCAGCTGCAAGGGCATCGCCGAGGGGGTCGAGAACTCCAACTATCTCGTCGAGACGACACGCGGGCGGTTCATCCTGACCCTCTACGAGAAGCGCGTCGACGCAGCCGAACTGCCGTATTTCCTCGCGCTGATGACGCACTGCGCCGACGCCGGGCTACCGGTGCCGCGCCCGGTCCCCGACCGTGAGGGCAAGGCGCTGCAGGTGCTGGCCGGGCGTCCGGCCTGCCTGATCGAATTCGTGCTTGGCGTGTCGGTGACCGAGCCGAGTCCCGCCGAATGCCGCGCCGCCGGGGTTGCGCTGGGTCGCCTCCACACCGCCACCGCGAACTTCGCCGGGCAACGCCCGAACGGTCTCGGGCAAACCAGCTGGGCCCCGCTCGCGGCGTCCTGTGCCGGCCAGCTCGACGGCATTGCGCCCGGCCTCGAGGCGCTAGTCGCTGGCGAAGTTGCCGCCCTTGCCCGCGACTGGCCGAGCCACCTCGAGCGGACCAACATCCATGCCGACCTGTTCCCCGACAACGTTCTGCTGCTCGACGGCGCGGTGACCGGGATCATCGACTTCTATTTCGCCTGCACCGACATCCGCGCCTACGACCTTGCGGTGACCCACACGGCGTGGGCGTTCGGCAACGACGGGCGCGGCTTCGACCCTGCGCGCGCCGCTGCGCTGGTCGAGGGCTACCGCTCGGCGCACCCCCTCAGCGACGCTGAAATCGCGGCGCTGCCGGTGCTGTGCCGGGGCTCGGCGCTACGCTTCACCCTGACCCGGGCCTATGACTGGCTCAACACCCCGAAGGATGCACTGGTGACCCGGAAAGACCCGATGGCGTTTGCCCGCCGGCTGGAATGGTACGCAGCCGCGACTGCCGCGCAGGTGCTCGGTGGCTGA
- the gcvT gene encoding glycine cleavage system aminomethyltransferase GcvT, with product MADADSLKLPLDALHRDLGARMVPFAGYSMPIQYSGAFGGIIAEHNWTRTSAGLFDVSHMGQLEFASYDDTALEKLLPGDLKGLAHNALRYSMLLNERGGILDDLMVTRRPGDLYMVVNGATKHDDLAVFRAAGLAPRYRDDLALLALQGPQAVTALERLVPGVSALTFMRAGAFDWLGVDLWISRSGYTGEDGFEISLPASAAEPFARALLLEPEVRPIGLGARDSLRLEAGLPLYGHDLTPAITPVEAGLSFAVSKRRRSEGGFPGSDIILDQLANGPAKRRVGLKVEGRLPAREGAHVVAAEGQVGTVTSGGFGPALGSPIAMAMVDAAYAAEGTRLGLDVRGRILDAAVVPMPFFPKSYVRGAAT from the coding sequence ATGGCCGACGCCGATAGCCTCAAACTACCCCTCGATGCGCTGCACCGCGACCTCGGCGCGCGCATGGTGCCGTTCGCGGGCTACAGCATGCCGATCCAGTATAGCGGCGCGTTCGGCGGCATCATCGCCGAGCACAACTGGACTCGGACCTCGGCAGGGCTGTTCGATGTCAGCCACATGGGCCAGCTCGAGTTCGCCAGCTACGACGACACCGCGCTGGAGAAGTTGCTGCCCGGCGACCTCAAGGGCCTCGCCCACAATGCGCTGCGCTATTCGATGCTGCTCAATGAGCGCGGCGGCATCCTCGACGACCTGATGGTGACGCGCCGCCCGGGTGACCTGTACATGGTGGTCAACGGCGCGACCAAGCACGACGACCTCGCGGTCTTCCGCGCCGCCGGGCTGGCGCCGCGCTACCGCGACGACCTCGCGCTGCTGGCATTGCAGGGGCCACAAGCGGTCACTGCGCTGGAGCGGCTGGTACCGGGAGTCAGCGCGCTGACGTTCATGAGGGCGGGAGCATTCGACTGGCTCGGCGTCGACCTGTGGATCAGCCGGTCCGGCTACACGGGCGAGGACGGCTTCGAGATTTCGCTCCCCGCGAGCGCCGCCGAGCCCTTCGCCCGGGCGCTGCTGCTGGAGCCCGAGGTCAGGCCGATCGGGCTGGGCGCGCGCGATTCGCTGCGGCTGGAGGCGGGACTGCCGCTGTACGGCCATGACCTGACGCCCGCGATCACGCCCGTCGAAGCGGGCCTGAGCTTTGCGGTCTCCAAGCGCCGCCGCAGCGAGGGCGGCTTCCCCGGCAGTGATATCATTCTCGATCAACTCGCCAACGGTCCCGCCAAGCGCCGCGTCGGCCTCAAGGTCGAGGGCCGCCTGCCCGCTCGCGAGGGCGCGCACGTCGTCGCCGCAGAGGGGCAGGTCGGCACCGTCACGTCCGGCGGCTTCGGCCCGGCGCTGGGCAGCCCGATCGCGATGGCGATGGTCGACGCCGCCTACGCCGCCGAGGGTACGAGGCTCGGGCTCGATGTCCGCGGCCGCATCCTCGACGCCGCCGTCGTACCGATGCCGTTCTTCCCGAAATCCTATGTCCGCGGAGCCGCCACATGA
- a CDS encoding PEPxxWA-CTERM sorting domain-containing protein: MFSTGVDGQLSARGNELLLKVSAVDDYHNGSTDGFVAAGRQRWGDYSAVSLDPTDERSFWVSGEYAREYNDAAGGHPGGTGGSRWSEWVSQLSIGTTVPEPGTWAMMLVGFGFIGAVSRRRSAGYTTA; this comes from the coding sequence ATGTTCAGTACCGGTGTCGATGGCCAGCTGAGTGCCCGCGGCAACGAGCTGCTGCTCAAGGTCAGCGCCGTCGACGACTACCACAACGGCAGCACCGACGGCTTCGTCGCCGCCGGACGCCAGCGCTGGGGCGACTACAGCGCCGTATCGCTCGATCCGACCGACGAGCGCAGCTTCTGGGTGTCCGGGGAATATGCGCGCGAATATAACGATGCCGCCGGTGGCCATCCGGGCGGAACCGGCGGCTCGCGCTGGAGCGAGTGGGTGTCGCAGCTCAGCATCGGCACCACCGTTCCAGAGCCGGGCACCTGGGCGATGATGCTGGTCGGCTTTGGCTTCATCGGCGCGGTGTCACGTCGCCGCAGTGCGGGCTATACCACCGCCTGA
- the gcvH gene encoding glycine cleavage system protein GcvH codes for MTRYFTKDHEWVEVSDDTATCGITDYAQGQLGDVVFVDLPAVGRALVKGGEAAVVESVKAASDVFAPISGTVTETNADLEADPALVNTGAETGGWFFKVLLNDASELDTLLDEAAYKTFVAGL; via the coding sequence ATGACGCGCTATTTCACCAAGGATCACGAGTGGGTCGAGGTGTCTGACGACACGGCGACCTGCGGCATCACCGATTACGCGCAGGGCCAGCTCGGCGACGTGGTCTTCGTCGACCTGCCCGCCGTCGGCCGGGCGCTGGTCAAGGGCGGCGAAGCGGCGGTGGTCGAATCGGTCAAGGCGGCGTCCGACGTCTTCGCGCCGATCAGCGGCACCGTCACCGAGACCAACGCCGACCTCGAGGCCGACCCCGCGCTGGTCAACACCGGGGCCGAGACGGGCGGCTGGTTCTTCAAGGTATTGCTCAACGACGCGTCGGAGCTCGACACGTTGCTGGACGAGGCGGCGTACAAAACCTTCGTGGCCGGCCTGTGA
- the gcvPA gene encoding aminomethyl-transferring glycine dehydrogenase subunit GcvPA — protein sequence MRYLPLTPADRTEMLGVIGAADIDALFADVPEAARLAGPIAGLSAHMGELEVERVLSKMASKNLTAGTTPFFLGCGAYKHHVPASVDHIIQRGEFLTSYTPYQPEIAQGTLQVLFEFQSQVARLTGMEVANASMYDGSTAMTEAVFMARRITRRGKALISSGVHPHYVAVLRTLTRFTDDEIVTRTPDLTADDYLVELAELVDKETSCVVVQNPSLFGHVADLTPLADACHAVGALLIVVVTEVVSLGLVKSPGEMGADIVVGEGQSLGNGLNFGGPYLGLLACREKHVRQAPGRLCGQTVDADGRRGFVLTLSTREQHIRREKATSNICTNSGLCALAFTAHLTLLGESGLRKLAALNHARAVQMAERLSRIPGIDLVSEVFFNEFTVRLPEEARPVVRKLADKGVLAGVSLGRLFPGVRDLERGLVVAVTETVTDADMDAYEDALDEVLG from the coding sequence ATGCGCTACCTCCCCCTCACTCCCGCAGACCGGACCGAGATGCTCGGCGTCATCGGCGCGGCCGACATCGATGCGCTGTTCGCCGACGTACCCGAGGCGGCGCGGCTCGCGGGTCCGATCGCGGGCCTCAGCGCCCACATGGGCGAGCTCGAGGTCGAGCGGGTGCTGTCGAAGATGGCGTCGAAGAACCTGACCGCGGGGACGACGCCGTTCTTCCTCGGCTGCGGGGCGTACAAGCATCACGTCCCGGCGTCGGTCGACCACATCATCCAGCGCGGCGAATTCCTGACCAGCTACACGCCCTACCAGCCCGAGATCGCGCAGGGCACGCTGCAGGTGCTGTTCGAATTCCAGTCGCAGGTCGCGCGCCTCACCGGCATGGAGGTCGCCAACGCCTCGATGTACGACGGCTCGACCGCGATGACCGAGGCGGTGTTCATGGCGCGGCGGATCACCAGGCGCGGCAAGGCGCTGATCTCGTCGGGCGTGCACCCGCATTACGTCGCCGTCCTCCGCACCCTGACGCGCTTCACCGACGACGAGATTGTGACGCGTACTCCGGACCTGACCGCCGACGACTATCTCGTCGAGTTGGCGGAGTTGGTCGACAAGGAGACCAGCTGCGTCGTCGTCCAGAACCCCAGCCTGTTCGGCCATGTCGCCGACCTGACCCCGCTCGCGGACGCCTGCCACGCCGTGGGCGCGCTGCTGATCGTCGTCGTCACCGAGGTCGTGTCGCTGGGCCTCGTCAAGTCGCCGGGCGAGATGGGGGCCGACATCGTCGTCGGCGAGGGCCAGTCGCTCGGCAACGGCCTCAACTTCGGCGGGCCTTATCTCGGCTTGTTAGCGTGCCGCGAGAAGCACGTCCGCCAGGCCCCCGGGCGACTGTGCGGGCAGACCGTCGACGCCGATGGCCGCCGCGGCTTCGTGCTGACGCTGTCGACCCGCGAGCAGCATATCCGCCGCGAGAAGGCGACCTCCAACATCTGCACCAACTCCGGACTGTGCGCGCTGGCGTTCACCGCGCACCTCACGCTGCTCGGTGAGTCCGGACTGCGCAAGCTGGCCGCGCTCAACCACGCCCGCGCCGTGCAGATGGCCGAGCGGCTGTCGCGCATCCCCGGCATCGACCTCGTCAGCGAGGTCTTCTTCAACGAGTTCACCGTGCGCCTGCCGGAGGAAGCGCGGCCCGTCGTCCGCAAGCTGGCGGACAAGGGTGTGCTCGCCGGCGTCTCGCTCGGCCGCCTGTTCCCCGGCGTCCGCGACCTCGAGCGCGGGCTTGTGGTCGCGGTCACCGAGACCGTTACCGACGCCGACATGGACGCCTACGAAGACGCTCTCGACGAGGTACTCGGCTGA
- a CDS encoding class I SAM-dependent methyltransferase, translated as MSNANQPWVAADYAKHAAFVPALGAPVVALLDPQPGERILDLGCGDGVLTEKLVAAGASVLGVDAEFDMLESARAKGLDVRLLDGQALDFTSEFDAVFTNAALHWMPDQAAVAAGVFRALKPGARYVGECGGFGNIAKLRAGIKAVALQRGYTVPPETQVYQTAEAFTAVLEAAGFAMINAKLIPRATPLATGITGWLKTFRSGFLDTIGIAPADQDEFAQAVEDHLAPVLRTPEGNWIADYVRLRFSAKKPE; from the coding sequence GTGAGCAACGCCAACCAGCCCTGGGTGGCGGCCGATTACGCCAAGCATGCGGCCTTCGTGCCCGCACTCGGCGCGCCGGTCGTGGCATTGCTCGACCCGCAGCCTGGCGAGCGGATCCTCGACCTCGGCTGCGGCGACGGCGTGCTGACTGAAAAGCTCGTCGCGGCCGGAGCCTCGGTGCTCGGCGTCGATGCCGAGTTCGACATGCTCGAGTCCGCGCGTGCCAAGGGCCTCGACGTCCGCCTCCTCGACGGCCAGGCGCTCGACTTCACATCCGAATTCGACGCCGTCTTCACCAACGCCGCACTGCACTGGATGCCGGACCAGGCCGCCGTTGCCGCGGGCGTGTTCCGCGCGCTCAAGCCGGGCGCGCGCTACGTCGGCGAGTGCGGGGGCTTCGGCAACATCGCCAAGCTGCGCGCCGGCATCAAGGCGGTCGCGCTGCAGCGCGGCTACACCGTGCCGCCCGAGACCCAGGTCTACCAAACCGCCGAGGCGTTCACCGCCGTGCTCGAAGCCGCCGGGTTTGCCATGATCAACGCCAAGCTGATCCCGCGCGCGACCCCGCTCGCGACCGGCATCACCGGCTGGCTCAAGACCTTCCGATCGGGCTTCCTCGACACCATCGGCATTGCCCCCGCCGACCAGGATGAGTTCGCCCAAGCCGTCGAGGATCACCTCGCCCCGGTCCTCCGCACCCCCGAGGGCAACTGGATCGCCGACTACGTCCGCCTGCGGTTCAGCGCGAAGAAGCCGGAGTAA
- a CDS encoding NTP transferase domain-containing protein, producing the protein MWTALILAGQRPGIDALAAAFGETKKALIRVDGVPMLARVARTLLDSPDIARVVILAQDAVSLAEAPGCEWLAREPRIGFAASGGGIATSVLAIGGTPAAPWPVLVTTADHPLLTTAMIAAFIAGSADTDVAVGVVERRVVLAAYPANRRTWLRFRGGAWSGANLFALQGGRARPALEMWAGVERDRKSGWRLIGQLGPLLLAGAVLRLLTLDGAVARLGTRLGLRARAVALRFAEAAIDVDKPSDHQLAELILRARA; encoded by the coding sequence GTGTGGACCGCTCTAATCCTCGCCGGACAGCGGCCCGGCATCGACGCGCTCGCGGCGGCGTTCGGCGAGACGAAGAAGGCGCTGATCCGGGTTGACGGCGTGCCGATGCTGGCGCGGGTGGCGCGGACGTTGCTCGACAGTCCCGACATCGCGCGCGTCGTGATCCTCGCTCAGGATGCTGTGTCGCTTGCCGAGGCACCGGGCTGCGAGTGGCTGGCGCGCGAACCGCGGATCGGTTTTGCCGCTTCCGGCGGCGGCATCGCGACCTCGGTGCTGGCAATCGGCGGGACTCCCGCTGCCCCGTGGCCCGTGCTCGTCACGACTGCTGACCATCCGCTGCTGACGACGGCGATGATTGCGGCCTTCATCGCCGGATCGGCCGACACCGATGTTGCGGTCGGGGTCGTCGAGCGCCGTGTCGTCCTCGCCGCCTATCCCGCAAACCGGCGGACATGGTTGCGCTTTCGCGGCGGCGCGTGGTCGGGGGCTAATTTATTCGCGCTGCAGGGCGGCCGCGCCCGTCCGGCGCTCGAGATGTGGGCCGGGGTCGAGCGCGACCGCAAGTCGGGGTGGCGGCTGATCGGCCAGCTCGGGCCTTTGCTGCTGGCCGGCGCAGTGCTCCGGCTGCTCACCCTCGACGGCGCGGTCGCGCGGCTGGGAACCCGGCTCGGGCTGCGGGCACGGGCGGTGGCGTTGCGCTTCGCCGAGGCTGCGATCGACGTCGACAAGCCTTCCGACCACCAACTCGCCGAACTGATCCTGCGAGCCCGAGCGTGA
- a CDS encoding HAD-IB family phosphatase, with amino-acid sequence MDRTITRKGTYTGWLLFWARREAPWRLALLPVSVLYGLAYLLRLVTRERLKELNHALLMGGRARRSKVERCAADYAAKVLEGSVFPKALARIEAERADGHRIVLATASYAFYVDAIAARLGIADVIATKSVWDGDRLRPRLAGENCYGAAKRRMVEAWLEAHGLSGAPIRFFSDHVSDVPTFELADERIATTPSPELRAVARARGWRIVDWT; translated from the coding sequence ATGGACCGCACGATCACCCGCAAGGGCACCTACACGGGGTGGCTATTGTTCTGGGCGCGGCGCGAGGCCCCGTGGCGGCTGGCGCTGCTACCGGTATCAGTGCTGTACGGGCTCGCCTATCTCCTCCGGCTGGTGACGCGCGAGCGGCTCAAGGAGCTCAACCACGCGCTGCTGATGGGCGGGAGGGCTCGGCGGTCAAAGGTCGAGCGTTGCGCCGCCGACTATGCCGCAAAGGTGCTGGAGGGCAGTGTCTTCCCCAAGGCACTCGCGCGCATTGAGGCGGAGCGCGCCGATGGCCACCGCATCGTGCTGGCGACCGCGAGCTACGCTTTCTACGTCGACGCTATCGCGGCCCGTCTGGGCATAGCGGACGTTATCGCGACAAAATCGGTGTGGGACGGCGATCGGCTCCGGCCGCGACTCGCGGGCGAAAATTGCTACGGCGCGGCGAAGCGCCGGATGGTCGAGGCCTGGCTAGAGGCACACGGACTGAGCGGCGCGCCGATCCGGTTCTTCTCGGACCATGTCTCCGATGTGCCGACCTTCGAGCTTGCCGACGAGCGCATCGCGACGACCCCGTCGCCGGAGCTTCGCGCGGTGGCGCGGGCGCGGGGCTGGCGGATCGTCGACTGGACATGA